AATGCCGTCGCCGTAGCGGTAAATTTTTTCCTGAACCAGGTTCCCGGAAAAATCGACGACCTGCAGCGCTTGCGCACCGGTCGTGTCCCTTCCTGCTGCGTGGGCAGACACCGGCATAATGCCGGTCATTGCCGTCAGAACCATTACCATTGTCATCATGCAAAACCGTGTCGTTTTCATACGCTACCTCCCTTTGTATTGGGTTTACCCCAAGGTTGCATAAACAACTACGACGTCACCCTCAGACGCCTTGACTCTGAAGCCCCCGGGCTTTTACAACGTTGGGGTATGTTGTCGGGGGGCCCCCTCGATTCCGGCACCTATTGTAGCGCACGCCCGGTAAAGTACAATTCAAAGAACCGTAAATGATCTCCTTGTTTTTTTTACATAAGTTTTGCTTTACTATTCATGTTTTCGTGGTAAAAAAGGGGTCATGCATAGGCGAAAGAGCAAGGCGAGCATTCTGATAGTGGAAGACGACCCCGCAATTCTGAACGGCCTCATGGACGTGCTGGTTTTCAACGGTTTTTCCGCGGAGGGTGTTGCCGACGGCAGCGAGGGGCTTGCCCGCGCACTCGACAACCGGTTCGACCTCCTGCTGCTCGACGTCATGCTCCCGGGTGTCGACGGGTTCGCCATCTGCCGGCAGGTCCGAAAAAAACGGCCGGACCAGGCCATTATGATGCTCACGGCCAAAGGGGCCGAAGACGATGTGGTCAGCGGTTTCAAGGCCGGCGCCGACGACTACCTCAGCAAACCCTTTTCCCTGAGGGAGCTGATGGTGCGCATCGAGGCCATCCTGCGCCGCACGGGCAGGCTCGTGGGCGACGACACCCTCACCATCGGCGGGATCGTGTTCGACGGCAGAAACCTGCAGGCTGCCACGGACAACGCCCGTGTGGACCTCACCCGCAGGGAAATGGACATTGTCGCCTACCTTTACCGCAACCGCACCAGGATCGTTTCCAAAAAAGAGCTCCTTTCCCGCGTGTGGCACTACCGTGACGCAACCATCGAAACCCGCACCGTGGATATTCACATGCTGAAGCTGCGCAAGAAAATTACCCGCCTCACCAGCGGCCCCCAACTGATAGAAACCGTTCGCGGGGAGGGCTATCGCCTGGAATTGGAAGCATGAAACGCCTCAAACTGCTGATATGGTTTATTTTCCTCGCCCTCAGCATACCCGTGGGCTACTTCATCGTCCAGACCTACGGCGGTCTGAAAGCCGAGGAAACCGCCCGGTTGCGATTCTTTGCCGAGACCATCTTCGATGAGATCGAGAACGAACTCGCGGGAATCGTTACAAAAGAAGAAAACCGCCACGTGGATGCATACAATGCGGTCTACCTTGCGGAAGAAAACGGCGGGACATCGTCAACCGCCCTGCCCTCACCGCTTGCTCAAAAACCTGAAGAAACCTACATTCTCGGCTATCTCCAGAACAATCCCGACGGCTCGTTCCACACCCCGCTGGTGCCGGAGGGCCGACCGGTTGCGCCGGGGCTGCAACACCTGGTCGATGCGCTGCAATCGGTGAATGCCGCCTTCAATGCCCGGCGCGCGGCATCGAACGAAACGGCAAAACGCCCCCGGGAGAAAACCGCCGATAAAAAGGCTTTTAAAAAAACACCGGGTCTTGAAGAACCCTATCTGGACCGCTCCCGCAAAAAAGCCTTTGCCTCGGCCCCACAGCAGCAAAGCAGCCGGGTCGAGGAGATCACCGCGGGCCAGGCGATGCGGTTGTCGCAGAAAAGCCCTTCCCGCCTGCAAAGCGACAACCTGCAGGCTGCCGGGGAAATCGAAGGGGAAAAAAAACGGCAAGGCGGGGAGGAGGCGGGCGCACCGGGGGAAGCGGTCATGGCCGACTCCCAGGCCCCGGCTCCCGAGGCGGACGGGATCGCCGGCAGAACCTTCCAAATTGAAATCGCCCCCCTGCAATCCGTGATCATCTCCGACGACCGCGTGTTCATGTTCCGGCGGGTGGTGATCGGCGA
This sequence is a window from Deltaproteobacteria bacterium. Protein-coding genes within it:
- a CDS encoding response regulator transcription factor, whose protein sequence is MHRRKSKASILIVEDDPAILNGLMDVLVFNGFSAEGVADGSEGLARALDNRFDLLLLDVMLPGVDGFAICRQVRKKRPDQAIMMLTAKGAEDDVVSGFKAGADDYLSKPFSLRELMVRIEAILRRTGRLVGDDTLTIGGIVFDGRNLQAATDNARVDLTRREMDIVAYLYRNRTRIVSKKELLSRVWHYRDATIETRTVDIHMLKLRKKITRLTSGPQLIETVRGEGYRLELEA